The following coding sequences lie in one Spinacia oleracea cultivar Varoflay chromosome 1, BTI_SOV_V1, whole genome shotgun sequence genomic window:
- the LOC110803012 gene encoding uncharacterized protein produces MSDVPQQLILQLKYDLINDNYLDFIEEMRYMARDNEKSSHGRPILPLESDADPPYIFVKLQEGDLDKGLVKIRRFDLRLINYQDPFGSLIVIDEYGLYDDDSRLADFGIEGFLLGLTTFMEAVNSLLDSCKTLNNSKNVETSFLVKRDSKNLNYSLKELGVGTSLRLLCLVLCEATKIQLFARMLDSAFKSRSDFPMSSWLFGVINDWEFYSKELLRIYLHSDTAECNFYLPFEDNDWHDGRLMIGSNCQDVARCLGILRAVPPTPEPMKVDYLSGTTLVEVYSVCVYVNGGQSISVYGSIIVHNDPHKFSIYDRDSTECESVEPHGTLSLQDPNSFITVGAAVRIELNLMGGSDNIEISRGKLSWNGNLLDDMYDCRISTMVRGKDGCAIVYYTVFSYAILAVVEATLLIKGHSHDSDDICVCGRLSARYGDLSYAADFHEKYHQTILFDKPVSKKEVSALSCTLEAGTCKRVKVGEAIKLSRSRVAVHVQSSLIIKADLKNCDGKPIVTGSMEWRPEELGEFVRTMEGHSDDSHLLQVKVKWIHESE; encoded by the exons ATGTCAGATGTTCCTCAGCAACTG ATATTGCAATTGAAGTATGATTTGATAAATGATAATTATTTAGATTTTATTGAGGAGATGCGTTATATGGCAAGAGATAACGAAAAATCTTCCCATGGACGACCGATTTTGCCGCTCGAAAGTGACGCCGATCCTCCTTATATTTTTGTTAAGTTGCAAGAGGGTGATTTGGACAAGGGTTTAGTGAAAATAAGACGGTTTGATCTCCGTCTTATCAACTATCAAGATCCTTTTGGTAGTCTAATTGTCATTGATGAGTATGGATTATATGATGATGATTCGAGACTAGCGGATTTTGGGATTGAGGGTTTCTTGCTAGGGTTAACCACATTCATGGAAGCTGTCAATTCCCTCTTAGATAGTTGCAAAACACTCAATAACTCTAAAAATGTGGAGACTTCCTTCCTAGTGAAACGTGATAGCAAAAACCTCAATTACTCACTAAAGGAGCTTGGTGTGGGAACTTCTTTACGTCTGTTGTGTCTTGTACTATGTGAGGCTACAAAAATTCAATTATTTGCTCGGATGTTGGATAGTGCTTTTAAGTCCAGGTCTGACTTTCCTATGTCTTCATGGTTGTTTGGAGTTATCAATGACTGGGAATTCTATTCAAAGGAATTGTTGAGAATTTATCTACACAGTGATACTGCCGAGTGTAACTTTTACTTACCTTTCGAAGACAATGACTGGCATGATGGAAGACTGATGATCGGAAGTAATTGTCAAGATGTTGCGCGCTGTTTGGGTATTCTACGAGCAGTTCCACCCACACCCGAGCCCATGAAGGTAGACTATCTTTCAGGCACAACGTTAGTTGAGGTATACTCTGTTTGTGTATATGTTAATGGTGGACAATCCATCAGCGTATATGGTAGCATCATAGTTCACAATGATCCTCATAAATTTTCCATCTATGACCGAGATTCTACTGAATGTGAGTCTGTTGAGCCACATGGTACACTGTCTTTACAAGATCCAAATAGCTTTATCACTGTCGGAGCTGCGGTTCGAATCGAGCTGAATCTCATGGGTGGGAGTGATAACATTGAAATCAGCAGGGGAAAATTGTCTTGGAACGGTAATTTACTTGATGACATGTATGACTGTCGTATTTCTACTATGGTTAGAGGTAAAGACGGCTGTGCAATAGTGTACTACACTGTATTTTCCTATGCAATCCTAGCAGTGGTGGAGGCAACCCTTTTGATCAAAGGTCATTCTCATGATAGTGACGATATTTGTGTTTGTGGGAGACTTTCTGCCCGTTATGGTGATCTATCATATGCTGCTGATTTCCACGAGAAATACCATCAGACAATACTTTTTGATAAACCTGTTAGCAAGAAGGAGGTGTCTGCACTTTCATGCACATTGGAGGCAGGGACGTGCAAACGAGTGAAGGTTGGAGAAGCTATTAAGTTGTCCAGATCAAGGGTGGCTGTTCATGTACAATCCTCACTAATAATTAAGGCAGATTTGAAGAATTGTGATGGTAAGCCCATTGTCACTGGCTCCATGGAGTGGCGTCCTGAAGAGTTGGGTGAATTTGTTCGTACTATGGAAGGACATTCGGATGATTCTCATTTGCTCCAGGTGAAGGTGAAGTGGATACATGAATCAGAGTGA
- the LOC130466210 gene encoding uncharacterized protein: MRVKLSQDDILPSESPTSDHSVFVTRFRRISKHPDRSTLDIPHLPLPSELSRRASLPNVEYRHDPESESEPEEEPRGRRVVGRGSGGRISRGRERDRFGGRLPSRGRNTICGNQDEASGLPLRMRLRGHVLVSMSRGKKSIEILYSRENVYVIAVRDSKNEWWEFSKTGDILFQGAKPLGFGESYTKMGNEPVLTHYHLNFVFEVFSDPAKSSIEDRKKAAQILIALTSESARIKLLANRFGSVLSDTSGKTEVDIGGDSRLLMRNWEEASKKIIDHCDTEEKTVKTCFKNLDFIDALERGGMFKIKDAFDVYGLLLSQLKIDVSNQHPQGSI; encoded by the coding sequence ATGCGGGTAAAATTATCTCAAGATGATATACTTCCATCCGAATCCCCAACATCTGATCACAGTGTTTTTGTGACGCGATTCCGTCGGATATCAAAACATCCCGATCGATCAACTTTGGATATCCCCCACCTCCCTTTACCCTCCGAGCTTTCTCGCCGTGCTTCTTTACCTAATGTTGAGTATAGACATGATCCGGAGTCGGAGTCTGAGCCCGAGGAAGAACCTCGAGGGCGGAGAGTTGTTGGTAGAGGGAGTGGAGGGAGAATTTCtcgagggagagagagagatagatTCGGGGGAAGATTGCCGTCAAGAGGAAGGAATACAATTTGTGGAAATCAAGATGAGGCATCTGGTTTACCTTTACGTATGCGTTTACGGGGACATGTATTAGTGTCGATGAGCAGGGGAAAAAAGTCCATTGAAATCTTGTATAGCCGGGAAAATGTATATGTAATTGCTGTTCGGGATTCGAAAAACGAATGGTGGGAATTCAGCAAAACGGGTGATATTCTATTTCAAGGTGCAAAACCCCTAGGGTTTGGGGAGAGTTACACCAAAATGGGTAACGAGCCTGTTCTAACTCATTATCATTTAAACTTTGTTTTCGAGGTGTTTTCCGATCCCGCTAAATCCTCCATAGAAGATCGGAAGAAAGCGGCTCAGATTCTGATTGCACTGACTTCTGAAAGTGCCCGAATAAAACTTTTAGCTAACAGGTTTGGAAGTGTTTTGTcagacactagtggaaaaactgAAGTTGATATAGGAGGTGATTCAAGATTGTTGATGAGAAACTGGGAAGAAGCAAGCAAGAAGATAATTGACCATTGTGATACTGAGGAGAAAACAGTTAAAACTTGTTTCAAAAATCTTGACTTTATAGACGCGTTGGAGAGAGGAGGGATGTTTAAAATCAAGGATGCTTTTGATGTGTATGGATTGTTACTTAGCCAGCTCAAAATAGATGTTTCAAATCAGCATCCTCAAGGATCtatttaa